The Prochlorococcus marinus str. MIT 1214 sequence ACTTTATTGGGATTGATATGACCCATGACTAACTTGATTGCAGCTGAATCACTCCTAATTAATGTCTCAAGCTCTTCTAAAAATTCTTTTTCAAATGTTAAACCAGGAGGATGAATTAAAATATAATCATGTGATTTAGAATATTCTTTTTGAGAGGACTGAAATAAAAAAGAATTAGTGCAACTACCTTTTTCAAGTGAATATTCAACTTCAAATCTTGTTCTTTTTGGGTTTAGGCTTCTTAAGCAAATGAAGTTTTTCTCAATGGGAATTTGAATAGTTTTTTTTATGAAAGTATCTAAACTTGGTGAAGAAATATTCTCTAATGTCATTGTTAATAGTTGCTACCAACTCTTCTGTGATGAACTGCTGTTTTACTTTGAGTATTAGATAAATTACCTTTTTCGACTGATGAATAAATGATCCAATGATCTGTTGTCTCCATTCTTTGAATAACTTTACATGAAAGGAACGCTAATGCATCAGATAGAACTGGTCCCCCAGCTGCAAGATCGTTCATTAATTCAACTCCTTCAAAGCGATTAGCACCTGGTGGAAAACGTTTTAAAAAGTGTCTGAAGAGGTGCAAATAGTTATTTTCTTGAAGGATATTGAGAACAAAACGATCATTGACTTGTAATAGTGATTCAATGGCTCTGTCTTTAGCTACAGCTACGGTTATTCCAGGGGGTTCAAAACTTGCTTGACTAACCCAACTTGCAACCATCGCACCGTTACGACTGTCGGCACCTTCACTGTCTTTTGCTGTGACAATGTAGAGTCCACCGCTTAAGCAACCAAGTGCTTTATTTAAGTCTCCATCAAGGCTTTTAGTAGCAGCTAAATTTTTCTTTCTAGTAAGAATTTGACCTAAATCTGTACCAGCTTCTTCAAATTGTTGATAAACACTTTTGTTTGGTTCGTCACGAACTCTAAGGGGTTTAAAAGCTTCTTTTTGTCCGAGCTTTCTTAATTGGTTGGTAATAAAGTCAATAGGCTCTTCATTTCCGCCATAGGAGTCATAAGTCGCTACCCACTGCTTTTGTTTTAAGGATGCAAGTAGGGTTCCAATATTGCTTTGCAATTCTGAATCAGATTCGATAGGCCAAGTTGGTACAACAACTGCACTTGCGTCGCTAATTAGAGCACTTAATTCTTGAGTGTCTGAAGCAATAAGATCAACTAATTGGACTTGAGCATTTGCCTTGCCTATGCCATGAGCAATTGCTTGACTAAGCCGATCACAAAAACCATATTGACTGAGATAGCAAACCACAGCGTAATTTTCGCCTGTACTTCTTTGCTTACTCCATTCTCTATAATTATTCAGCCATAACTGCGTATTAAAATTAAGGATTGGTCCATGTCCAACACCAATAGTATTGATAGTTGGCAATGTATCAATTTTTTTTAATGCCTGAACTACGCTGCGGGCATTAGGACCCATGAGGCAGTCGTAATAAAATCGAAAATCTTCATTTAATAAGCTTGGATTTTCGTCATACAATTTTTCTGAGCAATAATGCAAACCAAACGCATCACACGTATATAAAACTTGTGTACCATGATCAAAAGAAAAAATAGTATCTGGCCAGTGTAGATTTGGTGCACTAATAAATTCAATTTTATGCTCGATTCCGCTAATTGAATTAATTTCTAAATTGAGTTCCTCTCCACTTTTGACTGCTCTTGACCTAAAAGGTTGATGAATTTGATCTTCTAGGAATTTTATAGCTACTTTAGATGCGACGATTTCAATATTTGGGTTTAATGCAATTAAGTATTTAATGAGTCCTGAATGATCTGGCTCTGTGTGGCTGACTATTAAATAATCAATTTCTGTTGGATTGATTTCTAGTCTTAGTTTTTCAAACCAAATATCTTTAAACTTTAAATGGCTTGTATCGATAAGTGCAGTTTTTTTGCCTCTTATTAAAAAGCTATTGTACGTTGTCCCATTTCGAAGGCCAAATTCAATATCAAATCTGCTTCGATCCCAATCCAAGGACCTTAAAGTGTTTGTATCAGCAGCAATTTGTTCATATTGCAGTGAAAGCTTAGGAATATCACTTTTCTGATTTTCTAAAGCTGTCGATTCAGTAAAAATCATGTTCCTAAAGCCATTAATTTGAGGAAACCTGAAGGCTGAAAGAAATCAGGTCGCTAAGTGAAAATACCTAGTTACTTTAACCATAATAGGATATTGAGGTTTGTAAGTGGGATACTGCTTCCCGTAAATAGTATTTGTTTGCAATAAGCAAGCTTCTAGAATGATTTTTTTGAATATTTTGTCTTTCGAAGTCTCACGGGTTTCCATTTTGTTATTGTTTAGGGTGAGTTGAGCACATTTGACGTTTTTGTGATTGTTTTCAAAAACCTTTTTAGAGATAATTTTTAGGTATGCAAAAAAATTCTTCCTCTGCAATGAATCCACCATTCCTTTCGGGAGATGAGATAAGAGAAGCATTTATAAATTTTTTTACCCAACATAATCATAAGAAACTTGCAAGTTCATCTTTGATTCCAGATGATCCAACAGTTTTATTGACAATTGCGGGGATGTTA is a genomic window containing:
- a CDS encoding diflavin flavoprotein, with product MIFTESTALENQKSDIPKLSLQYEQIAADTNTLRSLDWDRSRFDIEFGLRNGTTYNSFLIRGKKTALIDTSHLKFKDIWFEKLRLEINPTEIDYLIVSHTEPDHSGLIKYLIALNPNIEIVASKVAIKFLEDQIHQPFRSRAVKSGEELNLEINSISGIEHKIEFISAPNLHWPDTIFSFDHGTQVLYTCDAFGLHYCSEKLYDENPSLLNEDFRFYYDCLMGPNARSVVQALKKIDTLPTINTIGVGHGPILNFNTQLWLNNYREWSKQRSTGENYAVVCYLSQYGFCDRLSQAIAHGIGKANAQVQLVDLIASDTQELSALISDASAVVVPTWPIESDSELQSNIGTLLASLKQKQWVATYDSYGGNEEPIDFITNQLRKLGQKEAFKPLRVRDEPNKSVYQQFEEAGTDLGQILTRKKNLAATKSLDGDLNKALGCLSGGLYIVTAKDSEGADSRNGAMVASWVSQASFEPPGITVAVAKDRAIESLLQVNDRFVLNILQENNYLHLFRHFLKRFPPGANRFEGVELMNDLAAGGPVLSDALAFLSCKVIQRMETTDHWIIYSSVEKGNLSNTQSKTAVHHRRVGSNY